A segment of the Nyctibius grandis isolate bNycGra1 chromosome 27, bNycGra1.pri, whole genome shotgun sequence genome:
GGTGCCTTTTGCTGCAGAGGACAGTGAGGACGAGAAAGAAGACCACAAAAATGTGCGTCAGCAACGACAGGCGGCATCCAAAGCAGCTTCTAAACAACGAGAGATGCTTATGGATGATGTGGGTagtgaggaggaagaacaaGAGGATGATGAGGCACAGTTCCAGGAGAGTGAGTAAATGGGATTGTAAAAAGTTAAAATCAATGTGACGTGGGTATAGGACCAGACATGAGTGTATGGGTCTGGCCAGACAGCAAAAGGAACAGAGCATGGTTTTTGACTGTGACAGCGAAGGCAGAAGTTGTCCTTCTCAGTAACATGTGTGATACTGCTTATCTGTCCAACAGACCAAGCttacatttttcacttctaGAATTTTTGTTCGAAGCTTGGAGCAAAGATGTATGTGTGTCTTTGTAAGCAGCTCTGAAGGATTATTATAAAGTTCTCAatgctttttgctgcttcttgctaTCCCATTGGTTTTGAGGCATCGAGGCTACTTTCAGATGATGTAAAAGTACTTTGTCCTTGATTGATCAAAGTAGGACAGTTTGTTTCATAAGAAGAGATGGGTTCAGCTGGTAGTGAAACACAGTAAGTTCCTGAAATACTGGGTGCAAACGTGATTTCAGAATGGAGTAAGAGTACCATTGAAAAGATCAGTTAACCTCTCTGTGTCAAGAGgttctctttattttcagatggGTTACTTATTAAGGACATGGAGCATATTTTGAGCACCTCTAAACACTTGCCTGTTTCATCATACTAGTGCTTTATCCCTACCAGTGTAAAATCTTCTGCTATGTCAGATTTCTTTAGCACAGCCCATAGGTAGAAGCTCATAAGGTCGCAGAGTCCTAGTTTCCTGTCTCTGCAGTGTAACTGGCAGATATCTCAACTGTATCTTCtgctccctttccttttttccaaaaactgaattttctttgtgctttcagCAGATTCAGGAAGCGATGAAGACTTCCTCatggaagatgatgatgatagTGACTATGGcagttcaaaaaagaaaaacaaaaaggtctCTAAGAAATCCAagccagagaggaaagaaaagaaaatgccgAAGCCCAGGCTAAAGGCTACAGGTGAGTCTACGCAAAGAAAGTTATGCAGTTTGCTTTAGAAgctaatgttttccttttatgctATAGAAGACTTGCTAGAAATCTTGGGGTCAGTAGGCATTCACATATAATGTTGAAGGGCTAATTCCTATAACTTGTCATGATTTAAAGCAGCACTGTGAAATAGGAAGGTGGCTTTAATTCTTACTTATAGATACTAACTCAATCTCTTCATTGTCTCGTTAGCAAAAACTGCATATATTGCAAAACTTTCCCTATTGAAATGCTGCAGTCTGACTTTCTGTCATAGCCAAATAATATAATTTGTGACTTTGTTTGGGACTCGTGGACTTTGTGATGTTTTCAGGGTGGAGGAAGGTAGAGAAATCTGAACCAAAGGAAAAATTGATGCATTTCTGCAGGAAGCATAAAATCATAATAGTATGTACTGGTTTGACAAGAGGCTTGCTGTGTTAGTTTATGATGTCATATCCAGTAATTAGTCAGGACTTGCAattaaatagtttaaaaatcttGTTAGATGACTTTTCTGTTCAGCTTTACTAATACTGAGTGAAAAAACCACCATGTGTATGGTATGgtcaaagcaaaatgaaacctGCTACTGGAGTGTCTTGCAAATCCTGTTTGTGTAAAGCCATAtgacatttttgtctttgttgctGATCATAACTTTtataagctttttcttttttcagtgacCCCCAGTCCAGTGAAAGGCAAAGGGAAGGCAGGCCGCCCCACAGCTTCCAAGGCAACAAAAGAAAAGACCCCATCCCCTAAAGAAGAGGATGAAGAGCCTGAAAGTcccccagaaaagaaaaaatcagccAGCCCTCCACCAGAGAAGTCAGGGGATGAGGGATCTGAAGATGAAGCACCCTCTGGTGAAGATTAAATGGCAGTTGGGgaaatctttgtttaaaaaaaaaaaagaaaaaaaaagaaaaaggaaaagaaaacatacttaGGGGTAGAACACGGTTTTGGCTGTGGCTTGACTCATGGGCTTTGAATGCTGTCTTTACTTTCAGCTGTTCAATACAGTGtatcctttttttaataagaggAAACCCTTATACAGTAATATTTTGAAGTCAATGTTCTCTGTTGGCCATTCCGTTCTCCCTCCCCCACCAAATCTGAAAGCCATTTGAGACAAATTAACAGaccatttaaatatatatttttttcaagggaTACTGCAGTTGTGAAGCAATAAGGTTTGAGACCGATATGTGGAAACCATTCTTACAAACCGTTAAGTAGAATAGATTTCCCAGTGCTGGTAAGAGTTCTTTAAAACtattattctgtatttgaaTATGTGGAAAAATGAACCTATGCTTTAACAGACTTGTTGATACAAGTTCACTCTCAGAAAAAATGTAGTTGATACAAATTCCAATCGAGGAAGAGGAAACATGGGAAAGAAACCTGTGTTTCTTGGATTCAGGCACGTTTTTAATGGAAAGCAATCAAGAGACTTGTAGATGATCACTGtcttttatttagaaaagacCCTCCAATTAGGATGCGAGATCTTTTGTCTTTGCTGGATAGAATATTATTGTGCTTTAGGCAAATTGCAGTTCATTCTGTACAAATTCAGATCTACAACCTACAGGCTTCTCAAAGCCATTaactctgttttatttctttcaaggtTGGCTATAGATGGGCAGAATAGGGAAGAGAAAttgaaaaccatttttaaaactctggtTTCCATTTGGTATTTGtggaaaatgtctttaaagtttttccaaggaaaaaaataagtagtgTAAAACTAAATTCTTCAGCTTTTGGGGCGAGGATGTCCTTTTATAAATGTGAAGCAAAGGATTCCTGTAATGCTCTGGTCAGTCTCGGATCCCATGAGTCACGCTTAagtgtttctcttctctccctccatcTGTCCTCAGACAGGCTCTGTAGTCATACCTCTCAgcctctccagctgcagtgtTGGACAGCAGACTGCCATCGATACTGAACATCACCCCCATACCACTTCcatttcttcatccttccatcCTACAGTGTGGGAGGCTTTGCTCCCAGGTGACATGTCTGCTTCTAACTGTTGGTCATTGTTCTGCTCCCTAAGCCTAAGAAGTGCTGAACAGGGAACAGTATTAAAGGATGAAGCTGTGAGGAAGTGGAATTTGGAAGCAGTGTAGCAGGGCTGTAGGTCTATAATAAAAGCAGGATGTCCCTCTGAATGCAAGACACTTGAGATGTGTGTGGTGgcattttaatgtgtttttatcAAAGCAGccatatccttttttttaaactttaattaTAAAGTACACAAGCCTTGGTTTTCAAACCCTAATACAGAGGTTGCTGCCATGTTTGgtggaaatactgaaaactggacctgccatttttctttctcttttttttcttaaacccttTGTGCTTTCTGTACGTTGCTCACAGTTACCTTATAGCTGACAagctttgcatcttttttttttttgtcacaaaacTACACACATTTTGTAACCAGCCTCTTGAAGGTAACATAAGGCAGCTAATTAGTTGGATTTCTGGTGCACGTGCTACCGGATTTTTAATCCTGTTTGGATTTTAGAGAGCTTTTAGATGTGATACACTAATATGACCAGGAAGGACACTTGGTTGTATGGCACAGGGAGCCTGAAGATGCTGAGCACAGTGTGGAACCTAAAATGTGGAACGGAATATTAATATAACAGCCAAGTGATTTTCTTGTGTGATTCATAGCCATGGATTTTATTGAGGCTGGTAAATTACTTTACCTTGGCTTATAAAAATTTAAGTTCTCTTAACATTCTTTACTATAATGAAACTACTGTTGCCGTTACAATAAAGATGATCGGTGTTTCCattgtaaatctttttttttaaagtggtttAATGTTGCAGAACAGCTTAAGGCTGGAGTGAAGTATCAGTCTTGAAAAAGAAGCTAATGTAatcccctctctcctcttccacaCCTCTTCCCACCTTCCAGATTTCTGGGAGAGCAGAGTCTCTTGCATTCCCTCCACTCCTAGTCCAGTGTTTCTTGGGTAATATGGGAAAATAAATGGCCAAGTCTTAAAAACATTTGGATTAAATTTGGGGGTAGCATATGCTTTTGCGAGTGTCTGGTCCACACAGTCGTTCCCCTTCAGTCCAGACTATGTTTCAAGCTATTCTTGTCTATTGGGTTCTTAGGGGTTGTTTGGTATCAAAATGTACAAGGATTACTTAAATGTAGAATACCTCTAGCTCATCTGATCAAGCAGCTGTTTCTTTATCCACTAGACCAGATTTTTTCTGAAGAGTGTATTTTGTAAGTTccacttaaaatatatttttgtgttttttttttttgttgttgttgttttttggttttgttttttttttttaatgcacttaGCTAAAGTTAAGgctgtgaaaaatgtttttgttgttctcaGTTCAGGTTTTGGACTGGATTATTTTATGCCTGGCAATTTTGGCCCTTTATCTTACAAAACTGTTCTGCTTTCTCATATGTTCATCTGTCATGGCTCTTACAGGCTGCATGATGCTTATCTTTGAGTTTGTCACAACCCAAACGTTATGTAAATCCTATACTACTTCTGGATTTTGTAACTTTTTCTATATCTtacagttttgctgttttgtgcAAACACTAAGCCCTAACAGTCTCTCTTGGTTACTCTGTTAGAAATGCAGCAGTTTACATTTttacagacagaagaaaattttgaaggttaataaatttattttttttttttagtacacaACATTTTTCAGTAGTAGCAgacaacatttttaaatgtcctttttaattaatttgtattAAGCATTCTGATTTCTTGAAGGAAAGCTGTAAAAATGCCTTTCTTTAGGAGCATGAATTGTTCTTCACGGAGCAGAAAGTTTCATTCAGAGAAGAAGGCTTTGAAAAGATTGTCTTCTGTTACACAGCTGTAGTTTTGGAGCCTTTGCAGAGAGGTAAACAGACTTATTCCAAAGTTCAGTTAGTCTAGTGCCCTGCCCTGGTCTTACTCCTAAAATGGTAGTTCATAACTAACTTCCATTATATATCCTTTCTTGCATTCTGTTTCTGAATCCACACCACCACATTCAGTTTCACATTTATATGCCAATAGTACTGCCTTTAACTGGCCACTTGATCAGTAAAAATTTGCAATTCAGTTGGAATTTCATACTGGAGATGtttgcttcagtttctgtttGATCAGCATGAGAATGCCAAACATGCCAAGCTAAATAGGTTTCAGAATGGATTGTGGGTGAGAGCAAGACTTAGAAATGGGGCAGCCAagaagcttttaattttgttgttttaactTCATCAAAGCAGAAGAGTGTGTggggagagaagcagcacaCCTTGGGTGGCTTCTGCTAGGGAACCTCACCGATGCCAGGTAATGGTTCTGAGCATGTGCCACCACACGGCTGCATCTGCAGGTGATGGACTACCAGGGCAGTGGCACAAGATGTGcttgaattcctttttttcttttttttttttttttttttttaattcttccccTCCACTGGTGATGGTCGCAAAGGTACAATAGACACTGAGGCACCCAGGTTAAGGAGGGAGGGAAGTAAACTGTAACATGCTGGAAGCTTTTGAGCTGTAGAAACTGGTGCTTTGCTTTATGTAATTTGTTTgtgaagtgtttatttttataacagatCATATTGTTGAACACATGGTTCTTAAAAACTACAAACTGATCCATGAGTTAATATTTGAGAAGTGGATGTTCATCTGTTGGGGGAGGCAGTACATGAAAGTGTAAGCAGATGGATATTTAAAGGGACACTGTCACAGAATAGCTGCTGGCATATAGGATATGTCAGTTTGGGGGACTCACATCTACATGTAGAAATTGCATATTCTATATGTATATGATCAAATAGGAAATTTTCCCTGAACTTTGActattttcctgcagttttgGGAGGTTTAAATACAAGTTCTGCTAATGAAACTAGGAAGCAAAACTAACTTTTCTGTTCTTACTGTTCAAGACGACTTTTTTAAAGTAGCATGAGGAATATCAGAGCTCTGAAAGATGACAGTGTCCTGTCGAGACCTCCCCAAATCGAGTCTATCCTCGTTTTAGACTTCCCACTTCAGTAGATGACTGGCATTTGAATGTCTTTTCATTGAACTCTTTATattaaacacaaaacacaaatattttgaagtctAGTCAAGTTCTCACCATGTGCTGACTCTGTGTATCAACCACTATTGGAGATGGCTCTCTAGACTGCCTGCCCCCTTCAGCCGCGGTGAATCGAGTGGGTCCATCGGCCTGAGCATGCTCGGTGTGACTGCAAACCACCATTGTGCATATGCTTTGTATATTGGGGCAagggttttttatatatatattttgggAGGGGTAGTGGGTGGGATGGAGAAATATTCAATCAGCTTAAGCCAGAATAATGTGTGTAAAAGCCCCTGAAGTACTTTGCGTGTGAGTGCGCGGGTGTGAGTGCGCGCATGGGAGTGTCTGACATCTTATTCCCTTTGTGTTCTGAAGATTtgtgattttactttttttttttttttcccctgcagaagcaattgttacaaaaaaaaattgtaaataagAGCTACGTAATTTTTGTTTAACCATGAACATCATGTCACAGCAAACCCTGAGTAATCACTTTGAAGGTAGAGGAGGAGACTCCAGGTAGGGCCTTGGGCCTTTGGCTATCAGCAAGGCATCATTATATGGTATGCAATGAATATTTGTCGTGAGTATTTGCAATCCCCTGTTGAGCTTTTCTAAAAACCTGGCTCTTTGCAgttcccctccccatccctttgAATCTCAAGAGCAGACGaaggggcagctgcagtgttcCAGTGCTGCTGGCCCGTGGTCGGCACGTGCGTGCGGACGTGGCTGCCATCACTGGGCCCGATGGGGTTGGTGGCTCTTGCAATACCTTGACAATACTGAGATCTACCGCATGGTACTAGGAGTTAAGTCTGAATGTAACattaatgctttatttaaaataaaaacaacacttttttttttttaaggggttGAAGTGAACATGACTGTTGACCATGTTCGTGAATTTATAGATGCAACATTCATTGGTAGAATTGTGTGATGGTCTTTTGTGCTACTTAATTTTACATATTCCAGTCTCTGTATGTacctgcaaagaaagaaaaaaaaaaataacaaaaccctgctttgcttttattgaaGGGTTCCCAGGACTGCATACCTGCTCCTGAGCACTGTTTTAAATATGTGTATCCTTCgcttgtattttgtattaaaaaaaacacaacgaAAAAGAACCCTTTATTGTTCAGCATGTTGGAATTGTGtcccctcttttatttttctcctttttggaatATATTAAGCAACTCATTCTTctgtatcttttattttcttttgtaaactttttggttttgtttaaaaatggcTTTATAAAAGGGCTTTTATAACCCATAAACATGACTTGTGTAATTTTTCTGCTATTCAAAGGTATCGTTCTTTGGcggttgctttttgttttgtgagtGTAAGCGAGATGTAAAAATGTGTGTTATCTTTCACAATGTCTGATAGCTTTGGGATTAATTTCTTTGCAGAGCCTGTGCTTTCTCTGAAGAGGGAAAGTCAGGTTTTGGCCAGAAGAGTTCGGCAAGCGTGACCTTCCCATTCCTACCTATGAGTTAAGGGGAAGATTTAAAGAATTAAGTCGTATTGGCTGTAAAGAGCACAGTCCTTGGTTTCACAGGCTGTTCCACGAGAGAGTGGTGAGTTGGAGGTTGTCAAGTTCAAAACCAATTACAAAAATCCATGATGAGGAGAGACGAAGCCTTTGGCCTGTCACGCTCGCCTCTGTGAGCCCTCCCTCAGCAGTCGAtagcctttttattttgccatttatGCCCCGGCAACGACAGTAAATTCACAGCCTGGTTGTGGGTATCACGTGGAAGAGGACGAAGCGTTCATCAGGTGCCGGTGGCCTCCTCGAGGCGTGGTCCCACGCGTTGGGGGTTGCGGTGCGTTGGGGAGTTTGTGCTTTTAAGAAATCAATTCAAGCAGATTTCATCAGATTTCCTGCAGAATCTCAGTTTTACTGTGGCCCAACAGCAACCTCGGCAGCAGTTTGATGAGCGTTTGCTCGCGGTTTTGGCTCCTCGCCGTCTCCTCCCTGTCGCCCCCGGCTGGCTCCGCGCTGCGCCAGCAGGGGGCGCTCCGCTCCCGCCAGCCCGCCCCCTCGCGGCGGTGCGGCGCGGCCGGGGAGCCCTCGGCCTGGTGGGGGGGTCGGCCGGCGGTGGCTGGGCGTTATTGGCACGATAAACCTCAGATCTTGCAGTTACGTCTGTGTTTTGCacgtgtgtgtgtctgtgttaaaAAGCAAAGCCGTGGTTCTGCGGGATGAACGCCTGAAAGCATTTGTTTCTAATAGGGTTTAGGACAAAGCTGCTCCTGGGGTGCGAAGAGACCTAGTTTTCCTAAGGGTTCGGTAGGGAAAAACACTTATGCTTGTGGCCTTATTGAGCAAGTGATTTTGGTGTGTCTTATACTCGCCCCAGTTCAGCAGCACACTCACCCTGGTCTCTGAGACACTGGGTGCTCGATTCAGGACAGGAGACCGGGTTGCTGTTGCCCCCAGCTGCAGCATGGGATGGTTAATGTCCTTGTTTTCAGAGGTTGTTTGGGATGCTGTGTGAAATGCCATCTCTCTTGCCCAACACAAAATCCTGTACGCTTATTGACAGCTGTAAGCTGGTGCCTGGCTGCAGATTCTGCTTCTCTAcctgttctgtttattttattccataGTGTGGTAAAATGAGCTTATGTAACGTAGGTGTGTTTGGTGTTGGATACGGCTGTTGATGATGCTCCAGGCTTCTGGAATAGAGTGGTTTAATGATGCAGCTTATGGcattcctctcttttctttttaaacacacCAGCCAATTAACCTCAACAGGTATTTCTACCTCACTGCTGTGGCATCTGCAGTTATATACCGCAGTCTTGACACGGATTCTTTATCTGGAGCAGCTGTAGAGCTACCTTCAGGTATTGCTACACTCCTTCAGTTTTAGGATTAATTAGCAGTTAGCAGGTGTGGCACTTCTTTTGTCCCCAGAAGTAAACACTACTTGCTCTAAGAAATGGTACACTATGAGGATCTGTGAACTCTTTTCCAAGAGCTACTCTTCTTCCCTACAGTCACTAGTCTTTGACTGCTTTTCTCCTTAGTATTGCTCTTTTGAACCCAGTGTAGTTACTGACTGCTCAGTCCTGTAGGCAGATGCTCTGCCAGCATAAGTTAAAAGTTCCTATTGGCTTTGTAGTAGTATTTGGAGGGAATTAATACCAGAAACAAGtgatttgttttcacatttagTGGATGTGCATCTGAGAAGTGGACATGCATAGGGTGTTGTAACTACAGCAAACGCTGCCAAACCGTGAGGGATAAGATTCCCTTGGCAAAGAATACTAGCTGTCAAGTTTTAATCTAAAAGAATTTTGCCTCAGGAATAtcctgtttgtgtttcttttggtAGTATTTGGTTATAGGgtgaaaataaagtgaaaaggTGGAATTCAAGATCAGATCTGTTTTCTGCAGTACAGCTTGTTTGGGCCCTATAGGTCGCCTTGAAAGAGTAAGTAAGTGGGATGAAGGTGATGTAAAGAGCTGCTGTTCTGTTCTTGCCCATCTCACATGCTGAAGGAAACCTGGAAAAATTGTGGAAATTGAGAGATTTCCCAGCAAATTCCCTGtactttaaaagcatatttttaggTATAGTTTTGATGCAGCAAACTACAAAGTGACCAggttatttttacttcttttgctGGTATTTGGGGTCTATGTACTGTGCAATATGATAAATCAAGTATAGAAAGATATCACTAATAACCTAAACTCCTGTGGAGCTGGTACAAAGGCTGTCCTGGGGGTGCAGGGTCAGGAGAAGGTAGAGCTCTGAGAGGTGTCTCTTCATTGCACATTGATTGAAAAGCACTAAACATCAGCAACGTGATATATTAAACTTGAATTTGATCTGGGAGTGCTGCTTGTTAGTTCATAACCACATCCTGGGCTAACACACTTCTCCAGCTTCAGAGTTTTATGTAGACCAGGAaatggttttgtgtgttttggggttttttcctctttccatagATATAGGTCAAGTTCAAGTGCTGTTATCCCACTGTGGGGAAGCATTGGAATGCACTCTCCCTCCATGAATGAAACAGACCAGTGAGGGATAGCTCCTTCTTAAAGTCAATGCTGAATAAAAGTCTCTAGGTCAAATTCAGCCCTTGGCCTTAACGGTTGCAGTTTGGTCACCTGCGTGTGCATGTTTTCTGATGGACAACAAATGAAAAGAATCTTGCACAAAGTCAAAGCCATTTCCTGTTCTGTCTcttcaataatatttcatttaccCTTCAAAATGATACGTTTTGGGTTATAGTCAagggtttgctttttattcGCTTGCAAATTCTGTAGCTTGAAGAGAGACTggtattttatttgaataatctcttgtctttcaggttgaataACATTTGTGTTTTGAGTAGATAAGATAACGGTTCCAGCAGCAATAAATGTCCTGTTGTCACactatcttttttccttaagcatTTCTAACTAAGCAGTTGGCCTTGTTAGAAGGTTTTGGTTAGCATTATCAGTCAGTGGCTTTCCTTAACAGTGGGGTCTGTTAGCTTTGTTCAttacaaacattttcaaacacttttgaTTAATTGGAGTGTTTTATGTCTGAGAACTTCGGTCCTTCTCGTGAGATGAAGTTAGTACTGATATTTAAACAAATTGTCTCTTTCtgcttgaattttctttttttttttttttctaaatggtcTTCTGAATGTTTTATAAAGAAGATATTATTGTAGCCTCTCCTAAAGCATGCCCTGTTTCTGCTTCACTTCCTGAGAAATGAATGGATGGAAGGAATAGTCTGAGTATAATCCTATTTATTATATGGAGCcatcatttctttttccctaaactggctggtatttttttaattttacttcacTGCTGATTATGATACCACATTTGAAACAGTTCTTTCTATTCCCAGAAACAGCTCAGTACATTAGTTTTAAACTAAGAGGTGACACATTTCTCAAAGGCAAACTAGGTCTCATTTGGAAATGACTCAGGTTCTTTCAGTCTCATTCACATTAAACTGGTTTTGCACCTTTAAATGCATAATACCACttaaatgagtttttaaatatttttccctttccttcttttggaaggaaaaagaaaaaggaaggaaaaagaaaaaagaaaatgtccttGGGTGCAAGTCCTTCTTCTCACTCCTGAAACTCCTTTTTCCCACACCACCAAGGGCTTTTAAGTGTAAAAGATCAAGTTGCAGAGTTTAACAACTTGTGTTACctcttatatttcattttcccaAGTCAGTTAATTGCAAACATAAATATTCTAATGTGAGTAGATCACTTTGAAAAAGAGAGTTGTTATATGAGTGCTAAATACTGCTATCTTGGCTCAGATCTAAGGTGAGCTTGTTGgatatttgtttctttccagaaataCGTCTTCAGTCTGCTTTAAACTCATGGACTGCCTTCCACTGGTGAGATTTCTGCCAGACGGCTGTGCTGAGCGTAGGTGAGCACAGAAACTATGAAGCCTCCTTTAAGAGGGGCCCAAGCCATGTTACAGCTTAGACCCTGAGACAATCTGGGAGGAGAAGCCAGCTCTCTTGACCCCTGGCAAGGCTGCCTGGCTGAAGGACAGCTCTCTGCTTCTTAGTATTGCTTCCCCAGGTGCAACTTCACGTAGATGCCCAGCAGCAGTGCTCCATGTGGCTGGAAAGAGAGCGACTGAGACCAGTGTGCCTGACGAGTGCGGCGTGGGAAGCAGGCTGTAGGGAATTATTCTCTTTGCACATTCAGTCGTTTTAGTTCAAACCCAACAAGGAAGAGACCAGTTCTCTGATCTGATGGTAGAACACTGtactaattaaaataaacaagaattCCCAAGACTTTAAATGCTTGAAGGTGTTGCTGACACCAAAACAAATAACCAAGCTTTAAACATAAACCTGGTCTATCTGGCAGCATGGGCAGAATAGCTGTTGGCataacatactttaaaaaaaataaaatagaaaaagctgGCACCTCCTTTTCCTCACTGATACTGCAACATTTCTCAAAACTTCCTTTGATCTCCAGGCTTCTCTGAAGTATGTGGACCTACAACAAGGAAGAGGTGGGAAATGCCATCTCTAGGCACGTGTTCCATCTGCTGTAGGGGGCTATGCTTGCATAGCAGGTTAAAAACTTCTTAGTGTAGACAAAGTTTGTCCTGGGGTG
Coding sequences within it:
- the NUCKS1 gene encoding nuclear ubiquitous casein and cyclin-dependent kinase substrate 1 isoform X2, with the protein product MSRPVRNRKVVDYSQFQESDDADEDYGRDSGPPSKKIRSSPREAKNKRRSGKNSQEDSEDSEEKDVKTKKDDSHSADEDFGSEDDDIGADDGKADSDYESSQKSKKGKKAKPEKNKRAASKSRKRPAEDSEDEKEDHKNVRQQRQAASKAASKQREMLMDDVGSEEEEQEDDEAQFQENSGSDEDFLMEDDDDSDYGSSKKKNKKVSKKSKPERKEKKMPKPRLKATVTPSPVKGKGKAGRPTASKATKEKTPSPKEEDEEPESPPEKKKSASPPPEKSGDEGSEDEAPSGED
- the NUCKS1 gene encoding nuclear ubiquitous casein and cyclin-dependent kinase substrate 1 isoform X1, with amino-acid sequence MSRPVRNRKVVDYSQFQESDDADEDYGRDSGPPSKKIRSSPREAKNKRRSGKNSQEDSEDSEEKDVKTKKDDSHSADEDFGSEDDDIGADDGKADSDYESSQKSKKGKKAKPEKNKRAASKSRKRPAEDSEDEKEDHKNVRQQRQAASKAASKQREMLMDDVGSEEEEQEDDEAQFQETDSGSDEDFLMEDDDDSDYGSSKKKNKKVSKKSKPERKEKKMPKPRLKATVTPSPVKGKGKAGRPTASKATKEKTPSPKEEDEEPESPPEKKKSASPPPEKSGDEGSEDEAPSGED